The following are encoded in a window of Aerococcus sanguinicola genomic DNA:
- a CDS encoding Rib/alpha-like domain-containing protein: MVGKNNYQVKKEKQADKFYRYSIKRLSVGVASVAVAAGLLFTSDAAVVEVAAAETGNPSALAVPNEEDEEEKARRAAAAAAALEAEKAAAPVETPAEAPVAEPAAEPVAEKSEAEKPAEEKPAAPEKVEADKKAEEKPQADKKAEEAPKAEKAEKEAKAEKKAEEKAKDDKKSEARAGYYAADKDDKAGELKFFAAEEKKAKDTNEPAPTADLTFSLKAGTIEDKKPEEAVSNKASLPNGTKYEWVKKPQKGDKEAHVKVTYPDKSYDILTLPINTPDNVPAEAANGTELITGGGTSEADAIDATGQNPNATQIYRGQAWIENEPAFGDKDKGDVPAAGQKVYLQWKDGKGIVSPIFYTVVKPDGSFIFDLSRPVILADGSVTQYKLAGDAAFGVRTWASPMEGYSVVKSGDMYGARFQTRTDRTQENWDFTAGINRIVNGVIQYQRKPNIEGWLAKPEDQWVRANTPEGYWPDNGNYGVMRGKVWYEVNETNGGVTNEYLGQPGNGDIWATGMEVVGSYVNDHVARQFDAWKTANKGYTHDQFKVAQQQIIAEYEQQYGKGSAIAETVVGKVDKDGNFRIPFRGLYGVSRNRQNPIAQTSNIITDEEYGKVVKDEDVTHDNSRPWDGIVNLKARHINYDYSYVYPLSGNRDTWMKMYEDNMFQTSYSIGGQLNAGTDISGIQFALLAAQPVHDVTNYDTNAKFARPGDTAQSSTKGLHPSQPYKQRWFRNGKPVGEVTEFTTDEKGEYGSIPITVPNDLEDDVIYTSGIFASTNKANNLTDALYADSFMARPPVKKVNKDDEVKRGYVRVSFLPGNGGKFDGNNQEVYYDIMEGKTIQEAIADSKGSAAPLVIPNVTPNDPAKPFKGWKENSNNGNTKVYAKDLADYTTPLEAGKPVTFVAEYDKVEEKDDYAPVYNPVQAEVGKEATSTLKFVDKAGQDTAKPAGAKFALGENAPEGSTVDPDTGVVKYTPKAADAATTVDVPVVVTYKDGSKDNTNAPIHVAEQDKIKDATDPNSPVPEGYVRLKFNADTKDGSVTGKFADNSKVKAFDVLKGTKFNDPAIQEKFDAVVPTNPVADNPAKKWSAWEPIFDNELVKDTPIEEGLTGDTREYHSVYEDKRFNEDNVGIAKVEIVKDPTKKAYTEGKEGDNKLDPAGTQVKLTDANGVEKVVEPKDFGKYGIKVGLKDVPNYTPDTPLTKKDHDGKKVEVTVPGKTGELKAESKAPITVKQQDKDALEPSYEPTEANVGQAAKSKAPSFKDSANQPADKPADATFALGEGAPKGAKVDPKTGEVSYTPQAADEGKAVKVPVVVTYGDKTTDQTEASFNVAQRPDVIEATDPNEEVPQGYHKVTLKAGEGTQVPEKVLHVRDGKGIPADKYPAATIDPAKANDYKEPITWSVAPNTAITKDEVIVANATKKTDAEKNDPQAKDQTVKVGQTPKAEDSIANLTDLPKGTKVAYKEPVNTSTPGDKKATVVVTYPDGTTDEVPATVKVKDLTDAEKNDPQAKDQTVKVGETPKAEDSIANLKDLPQGTKVAFKEPVDTKTPGEKQATVVVTYPDGTTDEVPAKVQVKDLTDAEKNDPQAKDQTVKVGQTPKAEDSIANLKDLPQGTKVAYKEPVNTSTPGDQKATVVVTYPDGSTDEVPVTVKVKDLTDAEKNDPQAKDQTVKVGQTPKAEDSIANLKDLPQGTKVAYKEPVNTSTPGDQKATVVVTYPDGSTDEVPVTVKVKDLTDAEKNEPQAKDQTVKVGETPKAEDSIANLKDLPQGTKVAFKEPVDTKTSGDKPATVVVTYPDGSTDEVPVTVKVNDLTDAEKNDPQGQDINTKVGETPNAKDGIKDADKLPQGTKFDFKEPVDTKTPGDKPATVVVTYPDGTKDEVPVTVKVNDLTDAEKNNPQGQDINTKVGGTPNAKDGIKDADKLPQGTKFEFETPVDTKTPGDKPAKVVVTYPDGTKDEVPVTVKVSENPTQAETTNPTVPAKTEVENKDSLTPEEKDKVKKAVEDANKDKFPAPKDGQNPTAVTVDDKGNATITYPDGSKDTIPGTDLVVERPKTTVEGTPKPVKATDEPQDTGLVVKNQDDKTPTKVTAKDEDGNDVPVTVDPETGKVSVTPGTKVDGPITVTVEDKDLPEGKQTFEVPVEGHEKVAMTTIQVRPKQILLIQPSQLRLKLKTKIA; this comes from the coding sequence ATGGTAGGTAAAAATAACTATCAGGTCAAAAAGGAAAAGCAGGCAGACAAGTTCTACCGCTATTCCATCAAACGACTAAGCGTCGGGGTGGCCTCGGTTGCGGTTGCAGCCGGTTTGTTGTTTACCAGTGATGCTGCCGTGGTGGAAGTTGCCGCTGCAGAAACCGGTAACCCAAGCGCCCTGGCAGTCCCAAATGAAGAGGATGAAGAAGAAAAAGCCCGTCGCGCCGCTGCAGCAGCCGCAGCCCTCGAAGCTGAAAAAGCTGCTGCTCCAGTTGAAACACCAGCTGAAGCACCCGTAGCTGAACCCGCTGCAGAGCCAGTTGCTGAAAAATCTGAAGCTGAAAAACCAGCCGAAGAAAAACCAGCAGCCCCTGAAAAGGTTGAAGCGGACAAGAAGGCTGAGGAAAAACCACAAGCCGACAAGAAAGCTGAAGAAGCGCCAAAAGCTGAAAAGGCTGAAAAAGAAGCTAAGGCTGAAAAGAAAGCTGAAGAAAAAGCTAAAGATGATAAGAAATCTGAAGCTCGTGCAGGCTACTATGCTGCAGACAAAGACGACAAAGCTGGCGAATTGAAATTCTTCGCTGCTGAAGAGAAAAAAGCTAAAGATACCAATGAACCAGCTCCAACTGCTGATTTAACATTTAGTCTAAAAGCTGGCACTATTGAAGATAAGAAGCCAGAAGAAGCTGTTTCTAACAAGGCCTCTTTACCTAATGGCACCAAGTATGAATGGGTGAAGAAACCTCAAAAAGGTGACAAGGAAGCCCATGTCAAAGTTACTTACCCTGATAAGAGCTATGACATCTTAACCTTGCCAATCAACACCCCAGACAATGTCCCAGCAGAAGCTGCTAACGGTACAGAGTTGATTACAGGTGGCGGAACTAGTGAAGCGGACGCCATTGACGCTACTGGCCAAAATCCAAATGCTACCCAAATTTATCGTGGCCAAGCCTGGATTGAAAATGAGCCTGCATTTGGTGATAAAGATAAGGGCGATGTACCCGCAGCTGGCCAAAAAGTTTACCTCCAATGGAAGGATGGGAAGGGCATTGTTTCTCCTATCTTCTATACAGTAGTTAAACCAGATGGATCCTTTATCTTCGACCTATCTCGTCCAGTTATCTTAGCCGATGGTTCGGTGACCCAGTATAAATTAGCTGGCGACGCGGCTTTTGGTGTAAGAACTTGGGCGTCACCCATGGAAGGTTATTCTGTAGTTAAGTCCGGGGATATGTACGGGGCACGTTTCCAAACACGTACGGACCGGACCCAAGAAAACTGGGACTTTACAGCAGGTATTAACCGAATTGTTAACGGAGTTATCCAATATCAAAGAAAGCCGAATATTGAAGGCTGGTTGGCTAAACCTGAAGACCAATGGGTAAGAGCTAATACGCCTGAAGGTTACTGGCCAGATAACGGTAATTACGGGGTAATGCGCGGTAAGGTTTGGTATGAAGTTAACGAAACAAATGGTGGGGTAACCAATGAATACCTTGGCCAACCTGGTAACGGGGATATTTGGGCTACTGGTATGGAAGTGGTTGGCTCTTATGTCAACGACCATGTTGCCCGCCAATTCGATGCTTGGAAGACAGCCAACAAAGGCTATACCCATGATCAATTCAAGGTAGCCCAACAACAAATCATTGCTGAATACGAACAACAATACGGCAAGGGCTCAGCCATCGCTGAAACAGTTGTCGGTAAGGTTGATAAAGACGGTAACTTCCGCATTCCATTCAGAGGACTTTACGGGGTTTCTAGAAATCGTCAAAATCCGATAGCACAAACTTCGAATATTATTACAGATGAAGAATATGGAAAAGTAGTCAAGGACGAAGATGTCACCCATGATAATTCACGTCCATGGGATGGTATCGTAAACTTGAAAGCACGTCACATCAATTACGACTACTCTTACGTTTACCCATTATCCGGTAACCGCGACACTTGGATGAAGATGTATGAAGATAATATGTTCCAAACATCCTACTCTATCGGGGGTCAGCTAAACGCCGGTACTGATATCAGTGGTATCCAATTTGCCCTCTTGGCTGCCCAACCAGTCCATGATGTGACAAACTACGACACCAATGCGAAATTTGCGCGTCCTGGTGATACGGCTCAATCATCTACTAAGGGCCTCCACCCAAGCCAACCTTACAAACAAAGATGGTTTAGAAATGGTAAGCCAGTCGGCGAAGTGACTGAATTCACCACAGATGAGAAGGGTGAATACGGTTCAATTCCAATCACTGTGCCTAATGATCTAGAAGATGATGTCATCTATACTTCAGGCATTTTTGCTTCAACCAACAAAGCCAATAACTTGACTGACGCGCTTTATGCGGACTCCTTCATGGCACGTCCACCAGTTAAGAAGGTTAACAAGGACGACGAAGTGAAGAGAGGTTATGTTCGTGTCAGCTTCTTACCAGGCAATGGCGGTAAATTCGACGGCAACAACCAAGAAGTTTACTATGACATCATGGAAGGCAAGACCATTCAAGAAGCCATTGCAGACTCTAAGGGATCTGCTGCGCCATTAGTCATTCCAAATGTGACGCCAAACGATCCAGCTAAACCATTCAAGGGTTGGAAGGAAAACTCCAACAACGGAAACACCAAGGTTTATGCTAAAGACTTAGCAGACTACACCACACCGCTTGAAGCCGGTAAACCTGTAACTTTCGTTGCTGAATACGACAAGGTTGAAGAAAAAGATGACTACGCGCCAGTTTACAACCCAGTCCAAGCCGAGGTCGGTAAAGAAGCGACGTCAACACTTAAATTCGTCGACAAGGCTGGCCAAGATACCGCCAAACCTGCCGGCGCTAAGTTTGCTCTAGGTGAAAACGCTCCAGAGGGTTCAACAGTAGATCCTGACACAGGGGTTGTAAAATACACACCTAAGGCAGCTGACGCAGCGACAACAGTTGACGTCCCAGTGGTTGTAACTTACAAGGATGGCTCAAAGGATAATACCAATGCGCCAATCCATGTGGCTGAACAAGACAAGATCAAGGACGCCACTGATCCAAACTCTCCTGTTCCAGAAGGCTATGTGCGTCTGAAATTCAATGCGGACACCAAGGACGGTTCAGTAACGGGTAAATTTGCGGACAATTCTAAGGTGAAAGCCTTCGACGTTCTCAAGGGTACCAAATTCAACGATCCAGCTATCCAAGAAAAGTTTGATGCGGTTGTACCTACTAACCCAGTTGCGGACAATCCAGCTAAGAAATGGTCAGCATGGGAACCTATCTTTGACAATGAATTAGTCAAGGATACCCCAATTGAAGAAGGCTTGACAGGCGACACCCGCGAATACCACTCTGTTTACGAAGATAAACGCTTCAACGAAGACAATGTTGGTATCGCTAAGGTTGAAATCGTTAAAGACCCAACTAAGAAGGCCTACACCGAAGGCAAAGAAGGCGACAACAAGCTTGACCCAGCCGGCACCCAGGTGAAATTAACCGATGCCAATGGCGTGGAAAAAGTTGTTGAACCAAAAGACTTCGGCAAGTACGGCATTAAAGTTGGCCTCAAAGATGTGCCAAACTACACCCCAGATACCCCTCTAACCAAGAAAGACCATGACGGTAAGAAGGTTGAAGTCACTGTTCCAGGTAAGACTGGCGAACTCAAGGCAGAATCTAAGGCCCCAATCACGGTTAAACAACAGGATAAGGATGCTTTAGAACCAAGCTATGAACCAACTGAAGCCAATGTTGGTCAAGCTGCCAAATCGAAAGCCCCAAGCTTCAAGGACAGCGCTAATCAACCAGCTGATAAACCAGCTGACGCAACTTTCGCTTTAGGTGAAGGTGCTCCTAAGGGCGCTAAGGTTGATCCTAAGACAGGAGAAGTTAGCTATACACCTCAAGCCGCTGACGAAGGCAAGGCTGTCAAAGTTCCAGTTGTAGTCACTTACGGCGACAAGACAACGGATCAAACAGAAGCAAGCTTCAACGTGGCCCAACGTCCTGACGTGATCGAAGCGACTGATCCAAACGAAGAAGTTCCACAAGGCTATCACAAGGTAACCCTCAAAGCTGGCGAAGGCACCCAAGTTCCAGAAAAAGTCCTCCACGTCAGAGATGGCAAGGGCATTCCAGCAGACAAATACCCAGCAGCCACCATCGACCCAGCCAAGGCTAATGACTACAAAGAGCCAATCACATGGTCCGTCGCACCTAACACAGCAATTACTAAAGACGAAGTGATTGTAGCTAACGCCACTAAGAAGACCGACGCAGAAAAGAACGATCCACAAGCTAAGGACCAAACTGTCAAGGTTGGCCAAACACCTAAGGCCGAAGATTCCATTGCGAACTTAACTGACCTACCTAAGGGCACTAAAGTTGCTTACAAAGAACCAGTTAATACGTCAACACCTGGTGACAAGAAAGCTACTGTTGTTGTGACTTACCCAGACGGTACTACGGATGAAGTTCCTGCTACTGTTAAAGTCAAAGACTTAACTGATGCAGAAAAGAACGATCCACAAGCTAAGGATCAAACTGTTAAAGTTGGCGAAACACCTAAGGCCGAAGATTCCATTGCGAACTTGAAAGACCTTCCACAAGGTACTAAAGTTGCCTTCAAGGAACCAGTCGATACTAAGACCCCAGGTGAAAAACAAGCAACAGTTGTCGTAACCTACCCAGACGGTACTACGGATGAAGTTCCTGCCAAAGTTCAAGTCAAAGACTTAACCGACGCAGAAAAGAACGACCCACAAGCTAAGGACCAAACTGTTAAAGTTGGCCAAACACCTAAGGCCGAAGATTCCATTGCGAACTTGAAAGATCTTCCACAAGGTACTAAAGTTGCATACAAAGAACCAGTTAATACATCAACACCTGGTGACCAAAAAGCAACCGTTGTTGTCACCTACCCAGACGGATCAACAGATGAAGTTCCTGTAACTGTTAAAGTCAAAGACTTAACCGACGCAGAAAAGAACGATCCACAAGCTAAGGACCAAACTGTTAAAGTTGGCCAAACACCTAAGGCTGAAGATTCTATTGCGAACTTGAAAGATCTTCCACAAGGTACTAAAGTTGCATACAAAGAACCAGTTAATACATCAACACCTGGTGACCAAAAAGCAACCGTTGTTGTCACCTACCCAGACGGATCAACAGATGAAGTTCCTGTAACTGTTAAGGTCAAAGACTTGACTGACGCAGAAAAGAACGAACCACAAGCTAAGGACCAAACTGTTAAGGTTGGCGAAACACCTAAGGCCGAAGATTCTATTGCGAACCTGAAAGACCTTCCACAAGGTACTAAAGTTGCCTTCAAGGAACCAGTCGATACTAAGACTTCAGGTGACAAACCAGCTACTGTTGTGGTAACTTACCCAGACGGATCTACAGATGAAGTTCCTGTAACTGTTAAGGTCAATGACTTAACTGATGCAGAAAAGAACGATCCACAAGGCCAAGATATCAACACTAAAGTTGGTGAAACACCAAACGCTAAAGATGGTATCAAGGATGCTGACAAGTTACCTCAAGGCACCAAGTTCGACTTCAAGGAACCAGTCGACACCAAGACACCAGGTGACAAACCAGCTACTGTTGTGGTAACTTACCCAGACGGTACTAAGGATGAAGTTCCTGTAACTGTTAAAGTCAATGACTTAACCGACGCAGAAAAGAACAACCCACAAGGTCAAGATATCAACACTAAAGTTGGTGGAACACCAAACGCCAAAGATGGTATCAAGGATGCCGACAAGTTACCTCAAGGCACCAAGTTCGAATTTGAAACACCTGTTGATACTAAGACTCCTGGTGACAAGCCAGCTAAGGTTGTCGTGACTTACCCAGATGGGACTAAGGATGAAGTCCCAGTAACTGTTAAAGTTTCTGAGAACCCAACCCAAGCTGAAACAACTAATCCAACTGTCCCAGCTAAGACTGAAGTTGAAAACAAAGATAGCTTAACCCCAGAAGAAAAAGACAAGGTTAAGAAAGCTGTCGAGGATGCTAATAAGGATAAATTCCCTGCGCCTAAGGACGGCCAAAACCCAACAGCTGTAACAGTTGATGACAAGGGTAATGCAACCATCACTTACCCAGACGGTTCTAAGGACACCATCCCAGGTACGGACTTAGTTGTTGAAAGACCTAAGACCACTGTTGAAGGTACACCTAAGCCAGTCAAAGCAACGGATGAGCCTCAAGACACCGGCCTTGTTGTGAAGAACCAAGACGACAAGACTCCAACTAAGGTGACTGCTAAGGACGAAGACGGCAATGATGTTCCTGTAACTGTTGACCCAGAAACTGGTAAAGTTTCCGTAACCCCTGGTACTAAGGTTGACGGTCCAATCACTGTAACAGTTGAAGATAAAGACTTGCCAGAAGGTAAACAAACATTCGAAGTCCCAGTTGAAGGTCACGAAAAGGTCGCGATGACAACAATTCAGGTAAGACCCAAGCAGATCTTACTGATCCAACCGTCCCAGCTAAGACTGAAGTTGAAAACAAAGATAGCTTAA